CAACATTTGATTTCcgattattttttgtatgcGCAGCATAAAGTTCCTTAAATTACCCTCACACCATGATATTTATAGTGGTTAACAACAGTCTCTCTCCTATCGATAAAGGGGTGAACCAGCCGCTTTGCACACACTTTGTGCCCGGCTACATCTTTTTGTCTCTAAGGTGAGGGCATTTTCCCGTGAATTTATGATTTCAccgcatttttttcctccaaatTTCTGCCAACTCTGTATTGAAACAACTGAACTCATTCTATCAAATATTCCGTTAATTCTTGAGCACATCAGCACACACTCTCGAAAACCCGGTGAATGCTGCGACAAAACCTCCATCGGAGCGATCACGCTTTAGACAGAAATGCAATTCCTGAGAACATTACCGATAAAACGTGTAACCATCCGCACTACATTCAACTCTACACTTTTCTGGGAGTCTTTACCACACACCTTTATCCCTTCTATTCACTTAAGGTGTTAAATCTAATTTACTCAATACCTATTTCAAGGGATTGTCAATTCCATCTTGttaaaaaagggacaaaCCAGCTTGGAAGGAGTTTTCCTTTCTATTCCGCATTCTTTCACTTCACGGGATACTGAGAGTATTGTTCAGTCAATattattgaaaaaaaaatgtcaacACACTGctgtagcaaaaaaaaaaaagaaagcataaCTTGAGTGATATTTGAATCACATCACGTCGCTTACTATATGAATTTCCCATTTACATTTGCTATCCTCTAATTCACATCCCTCCCCTGCCTTGAATCCACTAGTGTTTACCTGTTGTTGACGTTACCATCGTTAAACGTCAGAAGAGCCTTTTTTGGAATCACGCCCGTGCTCATTCTGacgttgctttccttttctcttagTTTCCCGTCTTACCTGATATTTGCCAATTCAAACCAGGTTTTACTTAATTTTTGGCATTGCCAATTTTCCTGTTTGACTCTTCAAACTCTTTTTGTAGCTTTTCAATGGCATCTGCGAGCGTTCTCTTATCATTCTCGTAGTCTTTCAGATCCCTCATTTCGTTGAAAACTTTTAACAACTCCCTCATCCACGGTATATTCTTAATATCTCTGTTCCTACCCCTAACCACGTAGCGCACACGGTGGCCAGGGGCTTCTTGGGGCAGAATCCAGAGCCGCCAGAAGCTGAACTTTCTCCTATCACCAAAGACATAGGTAGTTCCGGTACATCCATCAACACCGTGGTTAATCATGTCGCGGAAGTCGTTTACTAGTTTGTTAAACCCTTCTTGTGGGCCTTCCATACTTGAGCACTGTTCTTTGAGAAAATACCACCTTTCCCCCGCGTCTTCATCTGGTCTCCACACCGCCCTATTATCTCCCCTAGCGCAACGACTACAGCAGAGCTGAGTTTCTCTTCCCAAATTCATACGAGGcgcgcacaaacacaacaaatccCTACTCAATGATACGGACGCTTTAAGCTTTTGTGAACGTGAGAGTTGCTGCTCACATACCTGTCTCCTGTCGGAACTGCGTGCTTTAATTTCTTGTGGTCGATATGGAACACCATACAGCGCGCGATTAATACCTTTTTCGAGATCACTTGCTTTCAAAACCCATCTCCGATTTTTGGTTATATTTTGGAATATCTGCGCAACGGAAAGAACCTTTTTTCTAATCTCCACCACTTCACGTTCGGACAATCCTCCTACCGAAAGTAGGGTTGTATTTCCCCTAGTTGCCAATTCTTTTTTCGATTCATTCCAAAACACTTTGTGGAGTGcacagtttcttttccccgcGCCTTCGCAAGTTTTGTTCAAATCCCTGTCTCCACTCATTTCCAAATACATTGCTCCAATTCGAGCCGCCCCTTTAGTGATTTCCTGTGCTTCTTTCATCTTTCCAAGTGCTGCTTCTGCCAAATTTATCATGCCACACAATGTCTTAAACTCATCCCCGTTAACTATCCGCCGATCACCCGAGACAGTTGCCGGGAATACCAGCGCAAGCAAAACAGTGCAAAGATTTATAGCGCGCATTCTCTCCCTTCACTTCAATCAACAACTTCACCTCTTAAAAATACACAAGAAGATCATATAAAAATGCGAATGCATACCCCACATGCACCTTTGAATAAGTTATAGGAGTTGATAGAAAGGTAAATATACTACAAGTCAAATACCAACATTTGATGGATGTGCTtctaaaagtaaaaaaagactTAAGTAGTGTTAGATGGCAGTTTACAAAAGTGGAGGTAAGTGTCCTTGGTGCCAAATCGACGCATGCTCTGGCATTTCATTTGGACCTTGATTTCTGCTGTAGGGAGGTTGCATCACTTCCGTAAATCTTGGGCTTATCCACTGTAGAAATAACCTATGACACTTTATACTTCCGAAGAATTAActtttttcattgttattttctttgaggAACACAGAAAATCTGTACGAAGGTGGTTTTGAGTTGggcttttgttttcaccaGTTTCTTCTGCATTTCGCATCCACAAAGTTTTGCAGACTCTACTTTGGTTGCCTGTTATTTCGTTTGCCTTAGTagttgcatttttttctttcagtttTGGCATACATAAACAAACGCCGTTACTGGTGCCGTCGTAAATTAAGCAAAGGCGGTGCCGCAACGTAAATTTGCCCGAACATTGGCGAGTGCCCAGTTCTTCATCTCCTCTAAACGAGCGGGAAATCTCATTCTG
Above is a window of Trypanosoma brucei brucei TREU927 chromosome 3, complete sequence DNA encoding:
- a CDS encoding variant surface glycoprotein (VSG)-related, putative (VSG-related: pers. comm. Dave Barry (University of Glasgow, UK)), yielding MRAINLCTVLLALVFPATVSGDRRIVNGDEFKTLCGMINLAEAALGKMKEAQEITKGAARIGAMYLEMSGDRDLNKTCEGAGKRNCALHKVFWNESKKELATRGNTTLLSVGGLSEREVVEIRKKVLSVAQIFQNITKNRRWVLKASDLEKGINRALYGVPYRPQEIKARSSDRRQVCEQQLSRSQKLKASVSLSRDLLCLCAPRMNLGRETQLCCSRCARGDNRAVWRPDEDAGERWYFLKEQCSSMEGPQEGFNKLVNDFRDMINHGVDGCTGTTYVFGDRRKFSFWRLWILPQEAPGHRVRYVVRGRNRDIKNIPWMRELLKVFNEMRDLKDYENDKRTLADAIEKLQKEFEESNRKIGNAKN